In Chelmon rostratus isolate fCheRos1 chromosome 21, fCheRos1.pri, whole genome shotgun sequence, the genomic window CATGGCTGGCTTTTAGCTGTTCCAGAAGCCTGAGATGTGAATAATAGGTGCAATTTGATATCGTTGTCAATTTTTCAAATAACTGACAAACACGTTGTGGGTGATTGTTCTCAGACGGGGGCCGCTGAGGAGGAACTGCCAAAACAACTCACTTAGAGAAAATTGCAGTCTTGAAAACACTCGAGGAGAGCGATCACCATTTACTAATGAAAGCTCTCCTCATGGGAGACATTCAGACTCATCcgtcacacagtcacacactgacatttggTTTAGACAGAGTTTGTAAGGTTTGGGCCTCGGCTATAGCGGCTCCCCATGATGTGTTTTCTTATGATTAGTGAGAGTAAAACTCATTGTCCACCATGCCGTCTTGTTCCGTTCAGTTCGTTTCACGTTAAAACGGTGGATGGCACCAACAGAACCACcgtccctttttttttcattgcccCTCTGCTGAGGTTCCAGTCGAGTTGAGCCGATACTAAAAGGTGGGgttaaaacactgcagaccactgaTTGGCCGGAGGGAATCAGGGAAACCAGAGTCGTCTCGTCGTCTGCGCTCTGTAGGATTTCCCACGCTCTGCAGGCTTCACTCAAACTAAGCTCGTCTCCTCGTTGTAATAACCACATACCAAGACGACAGACACATGCGATGTCCTCCGCTGTTTTCTTGTTATTAGAGGATCTCAGTGCGTAACAAGCGCGTGGTTGAGCCAGTGAGAGAGCGAGCGTCAGAAATGACACTGAATGCAAgcggagcagaggaggaggttggCGCTGAGCTGTCGGTACGGCGGTGCTGCTGGAGAAGTGAAGCCCTGTAACAACCCCACCAACATGTAAGAGTACTGTCTGCAGTGGTAGGTACGGGTTAAGGACAGGTTGGCCGAAAGCGTTTGGTGGGAACGCAGTGTTGGATGGCATAGCAAACCCAGCTCCAAAACAGCATGTGCCTCTGTCTGCAAGGTTTCAAGCCTTTTTGCACgtgcctgtctttgttttttgagTTCAGCACCTATCTTAAGATCTGGTTTCTCACTTTCCTTTTGCGCAAAGGGATTTCCCCTGACTCCTTATTCCAAACCATAATGAAACTAAATTTCCTGTTTAAAGTCAATCCGTCTTCTGCCAAACAGAACAGTACATCAGCCCCTGGATCAGACAGTAAGACACAATGAGAACTTAGTTttatcaaagaaagaaaaaacaacccGCAAAAGTATTTTCCTAATTGGCCCGCTTGAGGAGAAGCGTGTCAGGGATGAAATCCATCACGCTGATTGCTGGCCTTCTCTGCGTGGAGCCGCGTGGGGGCGGAGCTGTGTGGGGTTTGTTGGGGTTCTTGTGGTTTTGGATTGCGCACATGCTAGTTGGATCTCGGGAGGGAAGCCCTCGCACAGCCGAGAGCAGCTCATTACCTCGGTTAGTCATCAGCCCCACTGTCTGCAGCAGGATGATAAATGAGCAGCTTCCTCATGTGTGGCTCTGACAGCGCCGTGGCACAGGGTCAAGCTGACATCCACCGAGGGGCGGCGGGGAGGCCGAAGCGAGAAGCGACCGCACTTCAGAGAACCTGCGAGGGCTTTCTGGGAATTGAAACACCCTCCAGTGGCTGCACTGTTTCTAACTTTCCATCCATCTCCACGCTGATCGCTCTGTCGCCGATTCATGTCAGGAGCAGGATAATTGATTCACACAGGAATTCTTATCTTCTATGATTCCGAAAGgattcaaatcatttttttcactttgttaatAACGTCATGTTGACGTAACCAAAAAGGCAGAAGTGCGCACACACTAGAGTGATCTTATGGTTAACCTTAAGAAAAGGCAACATGTTTTGGGTGCATTGAGAACCTTGATAACTAGCTTTGGAAGATAAAAGCAGTAGGCAGCTTTCTGTGAGTCCTTCATACCTCACCTCCCTGAGTttacagagagacaaactgatCAACATCAACTGCATCGTTTTAAACAACTTCAATCATGTCTGGTCTGCCCAAGAGATGAACTCGGTCAGAATCAGTCATAACATGTTCAATTTGAGTTTGGGATCATTACCAACATTATGGGTTGGctcactttcacttttccttCACATAAAGTGGTAAACTGACAAACACGGTAAACGAGGCCAAACTGTTTGCAACCGGGAACAACTTTTTGCCCTTTCCTGACCTGTTCTTCACGATGCCTCCATGTTTTCAGATCTCATCACTTTGTCGAGTGTTATCATAATCTCTAAAACGCATCGCCAGACCCAGAACTGGTGTTATTGTTGGCTGCTTTCCGTTTTCCTCGGAGCGCGGAAAACTACCAACAGCACAGGACGCGCTGCGTTTGTTTCCAAAGTCTGCAAAGAAATGCTCAGCGCCGCTGTGGAaataagagaggagaaaggagcaCGTTCACTGCAGAGGAatagctttagggcattcaatcgttcgcaactggacctcgtcagtttgtcttggaagacaTTTTGCCCCTCATCCGAGCgggcttcatcagttcatgcgcaccagactagataggacagctctagtccaatgaagtggtgttaggttcaagttCAAGCATAGGAAAAGTTCAATTGTCAGAATTTAATTTGGAGTAATAACATAGCTTCACGCAAAACTGGTAATTACAGCCAGGGTTGGCGTCGGGTTGGAGGGGGGAGTAGAGGCAACATCAGGAGAAGAAGTTTGAGTTTGTTAATTCCAtgatggagacatgaaagcagatagaaacGCTGCCAGCCGTGACTTTCCCAGGAGATCGTAGCCGGTAACAGACAGAATCACATAATGAAAGCGATGCTTACAGGGGACCAATCTGAACgcagatggtgtcattattctaaaGCCATTACATTGTGTGATCAttatttacttcataatgataaATTCAAGCAAAGAAAATCTATTGCCAGTTTAACTTACTTAATGAGAAAGCGAGTTCATTTTTACAATTGCCATGCCTGCTATATGTTAGCCAGCGAAGCTAATACAGCCAAAACAATCAGTTCAGATCAACATAGCTGACTGTTGCCATGGTACAAGCTACAAGTCCGGGTTTTAGAGGAGCAAAAATACGATTTGTCTTTATCCAGCGGGCCTAAACAGTTTCTTAGATATTTACACAAAAGCTAATTCTGCAACTGATCTTTCAGTGGCTATTTGAACTCTTCTGGATGTGAAAACTCAACCTGGAAGACTTTCAGAATCTGTGAAATGAGAATTCAGATtcatcagcagacacacacacacacacacacacaggacaccaATGACTCCTCTGTCAGCGGGCTGTCCAGGTTCTCcatgaacaaataaatgtgGTGTAATTCTCCTCAGAtgtcagttgttgttttttcaccgTTAAGTCTGGCAAATTGCAGTGATTTACAGTCCTGAATTTGTCATGCACAAGTTTCCCCTCTGACTCCTGCAGACattcctctttcagctggcaCTGCTGCAGCTACTTGCACCACTAATGCATGAGACAACCGGATATCTcccagagagtgtgtgtgtgtgtgtgtgtgtgtgtgtgtgtgtgtgtgcgcgcccgcacgtgtgtgtgtgtgggtgtgggtgtgtgtgcgagcgtgtgtgtgaacctGTCACTCTTGGTTGAGTGATGTTGATGTGAGCTGAAGTGGCATGACTGTGGCTCTCTATGAGGGAGGTATGGCACAGAATCCAGACTGGAGTGggccatggtgtgtgtgtgtgtgtgtgtgtgtgtggatgtctTGGCAGACATCAGATGAAGGGATGTCATGCCCCTCAgactctctctgtcacacacacacacacacacaaacatccataTCCAACAGCAGCGAGCATGAATGGTCATTCAGCTCCAGCCAGCAGTATGAAAACAAGtcaaaaggaggaagaggaggaggaaaagggggaggaTGAAGGACAGGGTCTTGAGCCAAAAGAAACACGGTGGGCTCGTctgtcctcctccctgtcctGATGAGCACCCCAGGCAAATATTCTGTGAATGAGAGCATATTCTGGGGGGCTATGCTTCCCATTTCAGCgtgtgaaggaggagaaggaggaggaggagaggtgactCACCCATGATGTcatacaaaatgaacattttcaaatgagtCTCAAAGTGTAATAGAGGACCTGCTTTTTCGTCTGGTACTTCTGTTATTGTACAACAACACTGGCTCTCAAccatttcagctgcagtgatCCCCAAAATACAGCAGAGCCCTTTTAATTCGCTCCGGTCTAAATTTCTTTACTTGTTTGTGTGGAGAAGGCCTCCAgaaagcctttttaaaaaatgtaaaacatgcatttttgttgtttttttgtatgcattaaacaaatgagatataacatgtccatcagtgagctttagagatgccGATTTTGTTCCAttcagacagagccagactaaccgtttccccctgctccctgcctttatgctaagctaagcagctaaACCTACTGCTGGACTTAGCTTCTCATTTAACAATCCGCTTTTTTATTCATAGAATAAGTTAAAAACTCCTCATGGAGCTCATTTAATATTTGTGCTTCAGCACCTAATACTGACTATTTTTCTATGTCCTCCCGGCCTCGCCACACTCTCTGCTTTGTTTAGCGGCTGTACTGGTAACCAGGCTGACGTGTGTGGGACACGGAGCCTCCTTTGATCTCTGGCTGCAAAGCCACGATAATGAGGTGACTTTATGATCATTGAGAATTTATGCTCATTGGATATAACAGTTTTCAATTCAGCAAATTATGAGCCATGTCCCTCTAAATGTCCGCTCCGACGTGTTCTCCGCTTCTCCTGTTGCAGGAAAGCCGTTAAGTGAGAGGTCTTATGAAGTCTGCTGTGGGTGTGACAAGTCCTCATAGGGGTTTAAATTACCTTTGAAGTGGCAGCTAATCACCTCGGTGAGGCGGTTTGGGCTCAGTTGCTACAGCTGCTTCACCGGAGGAGTCGATACGGGCCTTGAGGCTGACGTATGTCCACGAGGCAGGGTGGCACAAAACAGTTTGATAGCCTTCAAACATCAATGAATGaaggcaggttttttttttccctgctccTCAAACCAAAGAGCAAAGGCAAGAAGAGGAATACTGTGACGATCTATGACAGAGGGTGAGGACGACACCAAAATCTCTATCCAAACTTCAATGCCAGATGTGTTGATTTCTCTGTTTAGGTTATTTTCCACAATGACTTTTGGAAGAACCCCGGAGGCGACCAAaatttcagtcacacacacttacgTCAAGGAATTGGCCACTTAAAGCGAAGGTTTAGCCAGTTAGATTTGGCGGAAACGCTTTGCAGTAAGAATCTGAGCAGGAACGAAGGTGCTGCTGAGAGAGCTGGTTCCCCGGTCGGAAACGCGTACATGAACATTAAATCTTTGGTTAttgaagaggaggtggtggagggagctGAAGTATCCGGTCATTATGGCCTTCTGCATGAATATGATTGGATGGTACTAGTCAGCTGGTCATTGAGCTGGGGATTGTGACgcatgaatgaaacagctgatgtcAATCAGCTAATGCAAGTGCAACTTCACACAAGTGATGTAGACCATAGATCTCTATGTATACTTGACGCTTGAGGTGCTTGTATATATGCAAACTGATGTCAGTGACCTCATGGGGGGGTTGACCGATTGCAGGCAAAAAATCATGCACGGTCCAGAATATAAAAAATCTGTTCCCACCGCAGATTGTAGAGTTGCAAGTAAAGTGGCTGAAGCTGAATGAGccatgtgagtgttttctgatcagCCACCGGGGCTGGTCGAGTTCAGGAAACTAAAACTACTAAGGTTAAAGCCGGGACAAGATTGTGGTCACAGTTAAATCATGTAATTGTTGGTAGCAGATTGATGTGAACCGTGGTCTCCAATATCAAAGTCGTGGCCTTTGTGCTCCCAACCATCCTCCCCAACCTCCGTCTCAAGAGGTTTTGTGGCACTATAACCACTTCAAACTCCTCTCAGGGCCTCAGATCCCAAGGGGCCGATTGGAAATGAAGCCTCGGCTACTGTCGCCTCTGCTTCTGAGAAGCCTCATTACACGCATGACCACGAGATGCTGCTTGTCAGGAAGACATAAacattaagtttttttttaagcgtTGGATCAAATAGTTAATTTTACCGATTTTAGGGTTTGACAGTCATTTCTCCAAGTTCAAAACAATTTATTTTGgaactgcaaatgaaaaacaagactgCATCAAAAGGAAACTCACAAGagcaacatttgtttttctaagCCCATTAGAACCAATTAGACAACCCCAAGCTGAGTGATAACAGAGTTTGATAGCTCCCTGGGTGGAGACAGATGCTATCTGCTCTTTCAGTGGAGCGGCGCGACCTTTAAACACACCAGTGTTTTACTGAAGGGGATCCCAGTCCCGGCAGAGTCCTTCATCTCGGATGTAAGACGCGGTGGTGTCAAAGAGCCCCTTGTGATCCCCCTCAGGACCAGTAGGAGGTATTTTAATAGCTGTCTGACCCGTGGTGGCTCTACCCTGCCGCTATCTCCCTCACAGGGAAGCTGTTGTGCTGCATCACAAAcgcaaaaagcagaggagaCCCTAAAAATGCGGTTTCCTTCCGTTGGCTGTCGGCTCTCTTCAGTTAAGTTACCACACGCTGTTTAATTGATAGCGGTTTTACATgcttgcttttttattttatcgCATTTTTTTCACTTCCCACTGTTGGTGTCTAGCCATGCTGATAAGTTTACTTTTACCAGTAGAACAACTTTGTACTGAAGGAAACATTAAaggcccagcagcagcattaaatcaATTTACTTGGGATGGTTTTCTGTTCAGCTTTGGTGAACTTGGACGTGCAAATTTGTGCCGCCGACCGAGCCATCCTGACAACACTGACCGTTCAAGAAACAGACAGCGGCAGAGTCCAAAATGAGGAAGCTATCGCAGCTCACGCTGTGCTGCACTGTCATGATTCATTCAAACCCTCCTCTGCCAGATATAAACTGATCGGTGAGACAGAAGCTGATGATGCAAACACATGTTTGAAATGGGGGAACGTATTGTTACGTTGGCAGCTGAGTTAAAAAGCTTGCTAAGCCAGTTCGCAgactttattttgtgtttttcattttcctgttgtAATTGGTCGAAGGCAGAGGTGAACGCTGGAGGCCTGAATGAGAAAACAGCCTATAAATTGTAATTTGGGTGAGTCTTTGGACCACAATTAATGCAAATCACTGAAAAGCCATTTTTTAGGATGATTTAAGACAGGCATGGACCCAAAACGTTACAaacattaattcattcatttaatcttttATGTTCAgcattgcagctttaaaacctCACAGGGGGCCTGGGGAGCCACACTACTTGGCCCCTTCACAggtcttcctctctcactgatGGAGTGGACTGATGCTGCATGTATTTACAGGTCAGGTTTGGTATCTTAACTGGAGGCTGCTCTGTTCTTCACTCGTGAGCAGCTCACCTTAAAAGCTGCATGTCTCTCGTTGGCTGTGCGCTCCGAGGCGTCACCATCTgtcatccagcagcagagcttcaTGCATGCGTCCTCCCCCGGTCTCCTCCCATTGTACAAACAGCTGTAGACCGTGAACCGTGGAGTGCGGGTCTGACACGGATTACCTGGATCCCGGTTTGAAGTCTGGGTGGGCATCAACAATCGAGAAGCAGAACTTCGCGCTTCTTTGATTCTTTTTTACTGAGTTAAGTTTCCTCACGTTTCTTTTTTAATGGAATCATTTCCCACAGCTTCAACCATGGCGAGCCGGCTTTTTCACACTCTGCATTTGTTGCTGATTCTGGAGTCGAGCTGGGGTAAACTCGTGTCCGAGGATCTGGGGGAAGCCGTGCGTCAAGGCGCCGATGCGCCGCCGGCTGTGGAGCGGCGCGTCTTTGCGCATGAAAGCGCGAACCGGGACATGGTCTCCATCAACATGTTCAAAGAGTACGAGAGGTACAGCAAAGAGCCGCAGAGCCAGAGGGACGGAAACACCGTGAGGAGTTTTAAAGGTGTCCCGAGTGAGTGACCACACGCGTTTATCCGTTCCGTGAACAATGTTACCGAGCAGGAGAGTTGATCCAGTCAGACTAAATCAGTGGTTACTGCTGGTGCTCTGAGTGGAAGAAAGAAAGTCCAATTTTCATAACTTAGCAAAATAGGTACATTAGAATATATCCGTTATTCTCTTATTAATTAAAAATCCCTCAGGTTTCTTCTGGATACTGGTATTATTATGAAATAATGAATAGTGGTTGGGCATTTCTTACAACTCCTATgagattttatttctttaaacatTATTATTGTGTCCCTCAAGACATAATAATTGAACCGATTCATGGCTCATTTGGTGGTCATTCTAATACGAGCAGACAGGTGAAGTGTGTCTTTACTTaagcaaatgaaaaagtgaataaaaatgagCCTTTTCTTATTCACCTTCAACAGTTTTATGATACTTCAATGCAACTCAAGATTTATGTCATCGAGCGTGTTCTTgatctcatttctttttccccACTTAAAggcttatttttattttttgcacctTTCATTACGGATCAACtttttaaagacacaaaaaaagcCAGAGAGTTCATATTAAACTTGAAAAGTCCCACCTTGTGCACAAAATAACaccttgaaaaaaataataattcatcactgtgacatcctGAAAGCAGGTGTTtcatcagtcacacagcagATCTTGCGCCCCTTTGGCCCACACATCTCCACTGCTATGCTCCATCGGTGTTATGATTTAGTGAACTGGGGGACTTAAAGTCTCGAGCGCTGTTAGCTCCCCGGTAGCTGCAACAGCCTAGGTGTTAGACAAGAGCCTATTATCACACTCAGACACCGGCTGCACGGCAGAAAACCCTCAGAGGAGCTCGTTCTCCTATAAGCATTTCCATATGCTTACAACAGACCTGCTGGGCCGATccagtgtttgtctttcaggcTGTGGTGGAAGTGTGGGAGACGAGGGTGAACTTCACGAGTACAGCGATCGAGGATGAGGGTTTTGGTCATGCGGGAGGCAGGCGTTTCAGCTTAATATTTTCCATCTTGCTGCTTATGTCAGTCAGATGTGTTGAGCAACATTTTGCAGAAGATATATTGGatgcttttatttatgtcaGTCAAACGTGCCAGAATGAGATgacagaggggggaaaagtTCAAGGCTGCTTGCCTTTTTGATAAAACATCTGTATGGTTGAACCAGCAAGCACATCACCGCTTATGAATCCTTTTTTAAAGCTAATAGATATATTAGAGAAAGCTTGGGAGGCAGGGTGAAAACAAGGGCAGGGTTTTAACTTGAAGAACTTCTTTTTGGAGTCAAAGGTCTCATTTGACGTCTAATTCCTTTCTGAATTCCCCAGGAGTCCTGCAAGGCAAAGATGTGTTCCAGTTCAACCTGTCCTCCATCCAAGAATCAGAGCTCATCCTCCTCgcctcttttcatttcctctacAAGCGGCCCCGCCACCACCAGCGGCCGTGGCGTTTCCGAAGGCCTCGCCACCCATCCGGTGGCCCCCAGCATCCCCATCCTCCCTCCCCGCAGCTCCTCTTCCATGGATCATCCCCAAACTCAACTTTTGCAACACCGCTAGGAAACATAACTCTTTCTCCTTTCAAGAAAGGCTCCTGGCAAACAAGGGATGTAACGGCTGTGCTGAAACACGCCAGGGATGTCAAACTGCTTGTGGTCACCGTGGAGTTTAATATGGGGTTCGGGGCGGCTCGGCCGCAGCAGAAGAGTCCTCAAGGCCAAGAGCGCCTCTCCCCAGCCAACATGCCATATATCTTGGTATACACTGATGATCGAGCTATAGATGAGCCGAACAGCGTGGCCGTGTCACTCCAGCGGTACGGGTCCTTCCCTATGGCAGAGGATGCATCcccatcagcttcagcctc contains:
- the gdf10b gene encoding growth/differentiation factor 10b yields the protein MESFPTASTMASRLFHTLHLLLILESSWGKLVSEDLGEAVRQGADAPPAVERRVFAHESANRDMVSINMFKEYERYSKEPQSQRDGNTVRSFKGVPRVLQGKDVFQFNLSSIQESELILLASFHFLYKRPRHHQRPWRFRRPRHPSGGPQHPHPPSPQLLFHGSSPNSTFATPLGNITLSPFKKGSWQTRDVTAVLKHARDVKLLVVTVEFNMGFGAARPQQKSPQGQERLSPANMPYILVYTDDRAIDEPNSVAVSLQRYGSFPMAEDASPSASASASRIRRELHLQIQTNDIPEVQYNTLKNHELWQNTYFPAKAKAAVKPGRKQGQESNEGLGKPQVLSFDERTMKKARRRQWSEPRVCSRRYLRVDFADIGWSEWVLAPKSFDAYYCAGTCGFPIPKVVRPSNHATIQSIVRAVGIVPGVPEPCCVPEKMSPLGVLFLDPNRNMVLKVYPGMSVDTCACR